The Kocuria flava nucleotide sequence CGAAGCCGACCTGCGGCAGCTGCAGCAGGGAGGCGTCCACGCTCGTGGTCCCGTAGTACTGGACGAACGAGCCGATCTCGGGGTCGTAGCCGGAGGTCCAGATCTCCTCGGCGAGCGCGTCCCGCAGCTGCTCCCACAGCGCGGCGTCGCCGGGCAGCCCGTGCACGCGTACGGCGTCCACCCCGGCCTGGAGGGCGGCCCACATGAGCACCCGGGAGTGCGTGTAGTACTGGCGCTCGCCGCGCATCTCCCACAGGCCCTGGTCCTGGACCTCGTAGTTCTCCACGACGGAGCGCAGCATCGCCTGCTGCAGCGGCCACGAGAGGTGGTCCTCGGCGGCCCCGCGCCGGCGCAGCCGCTCGAACACGACCATCACGTGGCCCACGGCGTCGGACTGGTGGTGCACGGCGGTGCCGTTGCCCTCCCGCACGGGCCGGGAGCGCTCGTAGCCGGGCAGGTCGAGCTGGTGCTCGCGCCCGCGCCGCTCCCCGGCCACGCCGTAGAGGTTCTGCAGGTCGTGGGGGTCCCCGGCCACCGAGCGCAGCAGCCAGTTGCGCAACTGGGAGGCCTCCCGGTCGTGGCCGTGGTCGAGCATGACCTCGAGGGCGGTGGCGGCGTCGCGCAGCCAGGCGAAGCGGTGGTCCCAGTTGCGCTCGCCGCCGATCACCTCGGGCAGGGACGTGGTGGGGGCGGCCACGAGCCCGCCGGTCTCCTGGTGCATCAGGGCGCGGACCACGAGCAGGGACCGGCGCACGGCCCCGGTCCGCTCGACCGGGACGGGTTCGTGCCCGGCCGCGGGCCCGTCGGGCTCCTCGGCCCCCGCCTCGGCGGGCCCGTAGAGCCCGGACCACTCCTGCCACAGCTCCACGGTGCGGTTGAGCTGGTCGTTGACGTCGATGGGCGCCGGGGGCGTGCGGTGGGAGGCGAAGTGGGTGAGCACGAAGTCGCGGGCCTGCCCGGCCGAGACCGTGAACGTCCCGCGGTGGCGGCGCTCGTCGTCGTCGCTCGCGGCCTCGGGCAGGGGCTCCCCGCGCAGGACGACGGCGTCGGGCCCGGCCATGGCCACGAGCATCGGGGGCGCGGCCTCCTCGCCGTCGGGGCCGAGCTCCCCCTCGAAGCGGCTGACCCAGGGCACCACGGTGCCGTAGCCGAAGCGGATCCGCAGCTCCTGGTACATCTCGACCTCGCCGGTGAGGCCCTCGACGCGGCGCACGACGTCGGTGCGGGAGGTCAGCGGCAGGAAGTCGGTCACGCGCACGGAGCCGGTGTCGGTGACCCAGACGGTCTGCAGGACGAAGGTGTTCTCCACGTAGAACCGCTCGGCGACCTGGGCGTCGGCGTCGTCGTCCTCGAGCAGGTCCCCGGCCTCGTCCACGGCCCCGGCGGGGGCGAGCAGCCAGCGCCCGTGCTCGGGCTCCCCGAGCAGGGCCCCGAAGACCGAGGGCGCGTCGAACCGCGGGGCGCACAGCCAGTCCAGCGACCCGCTGCGGGAGACGAGCGGGCCGGTGCGCATGTTCGAGAGCAGGGCGTAGTCCTCGATCGGTGAAGCCATGCCCCAAGATTCGCACATCGCACGGGCACCGGGGGTTGCACTATACCCCTAGGGGGTATAATCTCGGGGCAGGACGACCGAGGAGGACCCGTGACCGAGAACCTGCCGCCGCACGGCTACACCCAGGAGAAGGACGCCTGGCTCAAGCGCCTGCGCCGCATCGAGGGCCAGGTCCGCGGCATCCACCGCATGGTCCAGGAGGACCAGTACTGC carries:
- a CDS encoding glycoside hydrolase family 15 protein codes for the protein MASPIEDYALLSNMRTGPLVSRSGSLDWLCAPRFDAPSVFGALLGEPEHGRWLLAPAGAVDEAGDLLEDDDADAQVAERFYVENTFVLQTVWVTDTGSVRVTDFLPLTSRTDVVRRVEGLTGEVEMYQELRIRFGYGTVVPWVSRFEGELGPDGEEAAPPMLVAMAGPDAVVLRGEPLPEAASDDDERRHRGTFTVSAGQARDFVLTHFASHRTPPAPIDVNDQLNRTVELWQEWSGLYGPAEAGAEEPDGPAAGHEPVPVERTGAVRRSLLVVRALMHQETGGLVAAPTTSLPEVIGGERNWDHRFAWLRDAATALEVMLDHGHDREASQLRNWLLRSVAGDPHDLQNLYGVAGERRGREHQLDLPGYERSRPVREGNGTAVHHQSDAVGHVMVVFERLRRRGAAEDHLSWPLQQAMLRSVVENYEVQDQGLWEMRGERQYYTHSRVLMWAALQAGVDAVRVHGLPGDAALWEQLRDALAEEIWTSGYDPEIGSFVQYYGTTSVDASLLQLPQVGFVAHDDERMLGTVRRIEEQLRHPCGLIHRYRNVLGPVDPADPDAYAGVIGVDGFPGQDPPHLGASLWLAAQYARTGRREDAERLVDRVLATANDLGLLATEYSPELHRLTGNFPQTLTHLALVQALDALDALDAPAEEPSAAPEGSSAAGEAPSAVPSYAAPPAGAAGGEPA